One Cicer arietinum cultivar CDC Frontier isolate Library 1 chromosome 8, Cicar.CDCFrontier_v2.0, whole genome shotgun sequence DNA segment encodes these proteins:
- the LOC101512481 gene encoding uncharacterized protein produces MGCLVSTPKDSGGNRRKPGSIGEVSVYVPGLRIPKPVDFAQLLGDYLSKNIIERLSALRTRIVVMASQEGPTITRTKRKSVTQHGGSTLADLLQALEDYLPVLLGLIKDGSHLQYKVQFIWVNQEDDKEETATSNAWYEVLSVLHLMSMLLLSQANLLLLPRSSSDGHQHKVSDESRRASIDIFLKAAGYLDCAVKHVLPQLPAELRRNLPVDLAEGVLRALSLQALGQGVDIQLGMAIDSSKATLAVKRRLACEMLKCWQQAQDNIMNLPLTNGWGEKHHFFVKWKYVEAKAAAYYYHGLILDEGNTEKSHGMAVAALQAADEYFKESKKLCEAFNMAPPLSRNPPLWGTMKYLSEKIPKDTSSKVRINRDLYTHERIMETAPTLPEFSLALKPDEYQLPQVDPSWRTENIKVTQTHPNHLNGDK; encoded by the exons ATGGGATGCTTGGTGTCAACTCCAAAGGACTCTGGTGGAAATAGAAGGAAGCCAGGAAGTATTGGAGAAGTTTCAGTATATGTTCCTGGTTTAAGAATTCCTAAACCTGTTGATTTTGCTCAATTACTCGGtgattatttgtcgaagaatataATCGAACGCCTATCTGCTCTTAGAACACGGATAGTTGTAATGGCTAGTCAAGAAGGTCCTACAATTAcaagaacaaaaagaaaaagtgtTACTCAACATG GTGGTTCGACGCTGGCTGATCTTTTGCAGGCTCTTGAAGATTACTTGCCTGTTCTTCTAGGATTAATTAAAGATG GAAGCCATTTACAATACAAAGTACAATTTATTTGGGTGAATCAAGAGGATGATAAAGAG GAAACAGCCACGTCTAATGCTTGGTATGAAGTATTGTCAGTTTTGCATTTGATGTCAATGCTATTACTGTCACAGGCTAATTTGTTGCTGCTTCCAAGATCATCTAGTGATGGTCATCAGCATAAAGTATCAGATG AAAGCAGAAGAGCTTCTATTGATATCTTCTTAAAAGCAGCTGGATATCTGGATTGTGCGGTCAAACATGTTCTTCCACAGCTACCTGCAGAACTCAG GAGAAACTTACCGGTTGATCTAGCGGAAGGAGTTCTACGAGCACTCTCTCTACAAGCATTAGGACAG GGTGTAGATATACAACTTGGAATGGCAATTGATAGTTCTAAAGCAACTCTTGCGGTAAAGCGTAGACTTGCATGTGAGATGTTGAAATGTTGGCAACAG GCTCAAGATAACATTATGAACCTTCCATTAACAAATGGTTGGGGTGAAAAACATCACTTTTTTGTGAAATGGAAATATGTTGAAGCTAAG GCTGCAGCATATTATTATCATGGTTTGATTCTTGATGAGGGAAATACAGAAAAATCTCATGGGATGGCTGTAGCTGCATTGCAAGCAGCAGATGAATATTTCAAAGAAAGCAAGAAGTTGTGTGAGGCATTCAACATGGCACCTCCATTGTCAAG AAACCCACCACTTTGGGGGACCATGAAATATCTCTCAGAAAAAATTCCAAAAGATACATCAAGCAAGGTGCGAATAAACCGTGATCTGTACACTCACGAAAG GATCATGGAGACAGCTCCAACATTGCCTGAATTTTCCTTGGCCTTGAAACCAGATGAATATCAACTTCCTCAAGTAGACCCTTCTTGGAGAACAGAGAACATAAAAGTGACACAAACTCATCCGAACCATCTCAATGGTGACAAATGA
- the LOC101511940 gene encoding uncharacterized protein: MDPKVWDESLKHASNFMCEKNLNTIDKSIVCPTPEKKAEPLPFKFKETLIQLPEKYRTIADLFSHMSCSLRLLHLRKKTPTFQNVCNKVEVLAKRNFSYAHLAQMKYILPEGIEIEKVIVLDKKSLCMRPDLKITLVFEAVKDHSEQSADMALGRYFNSRLINFFNMHPEGIDIPEATLPEPFSQRDCNLISEDVPVNSSTELSSTSNQIEPLLNNSYLYPSLRRPFSQKNVANQTEQVQCFSSSKTSLSSHESDCLDSQESESTWQKESLSICVQPDVINTSVHKISTPHSGGHNSFESPNVKIVSYTDSLMTQTPAQSAPERLMTQTPAQSAPERLLPGSDVKLQNMTAQKSASCFKPAKRVLDFALMEEDDDLDNRVDVLESSKALREGCKYFDSVSLSPEGIDIPEAALQERFSQRACNLIFEDELVNSSTELSSTSNQIEPLLNKSHLCPSFRSHFFQKNVANQTEQVQCFSSSKTSLSSHESDCLDSQKSESTWLKGCTPLSDCLTNPNAERGKQNESLSVCVQPDVINTSVHNSISPPHSVSRSSIESPDMKIVSCTDSLMTQTPAQSAAPGILLPCSDVKLQSMTAEKSTSRFKPAKRVLDFSFTEGNDCLDNRVDVLESSKALREFDCISKLSRGFSEDPKSFDSVSLEVPVNIGYSLEKTNQNQTGLDALDNNISSLVELVNVIDYIFRSVQRTPITKEELLQKIMMNCLDFVEIREAEEQIEILEKLLPDWICKKLVCSGDTMYCVKNALDFDSVRSRLLSNVTEGVE; encoded by the exons ATGGATCCAAAAGTGTGGGATGAATCACTGAAACATGCTTCCAATTTCATGTGTGAGAAGAATCTTAACacaattgataaatcaattgtgTGCCCTACTCCAGAGAAGAAAGCTGAACCATTGCCCTTCAAATTCAAGGAGACACTAATACAGCTTCCAGAAAA GTACAGGACTATTGCTGATTTGTTTAGTCATATGAGTTGTTCGCTTAGATTGTTGCATCTGCGTAAAAAGACTCCAACTTTTCAAAATGTTTGCAACAAAGTTGAAGTTCTTGCCAAGag AAACTTCTCCTATGCTCATCTTGCGCAAATGAAGTATATACTCCCTGAAGGTATAGAAATTGAAAAGGTGATTGTTCTTGATAAGAAGAGCTTGTGTATGAGACCGGATTTGAAGATCACTTTGGTATTTGAAGCTGTAAAAGATCACTCTGAACAATCCGCTGATATGGCTCTTGGACGATATTTTAATTCCAGGCTGATTAATTTCTTTAACATGCATCCCGag GGTATTGATATTCCAGAGGCCACATTACCAGAGCCCTTTAGCCAAAGAGATTGTAACTTGATTTCCGAAGATGTGCCTGTAAATTCGTCAACAGAACTTTCATCAACTTCCAATCAAATTGAACCATTGCTGAACAATTCATATTTGTATCCATCTCTTAGAAGACCTTTTTCTCAGAAGAATGTTGCTAACCAGACCGAGCAAGTTCAGTGCTTTTCATCATCTAAAACTTCTCTGTCATCCCATGAATCTGACTGCCTAGATAGCCAAGAAAGTGAAAGCACATGGCAGAAGGAATCATTGTCAATATGTGTTCAACCAGATGTTATTAACACATCTGTACATAAGATCTCCACACCACATTCTGGTGGCCACAACAGTTTTGAAAGCCCCAATGTGAAAATTGTCTCTTATACTGATAGTTTGATGACACAGACACCTGCCCAGTCAGCACCTGAGAGATTGATGACACAGACACCTGCCCAGTCAGCACCTGAGAGATTGTTGCCTGGTTCTGATGTGAAGCTTCAGAACATGACTGCCCAAAAGTCTGCGTCATGTTTTAAGCCTGCAAAAAGAGTGCTTGACTTTGCACTcatggaagaagatgatgattTGGACAACAGAGTAGACGTCTTAGAATCTAGCAAAGCTCTCCGTGAGGGCTGCAAATACTTTGATTCTGTCTCCCTATCTCCGGAG GGTATTGATATTCCAGAGGCTGCACTACAAGAGCGCTTTAGCCAAAGGGCGTGTAACTTGATTTTCGAAGATGAGCTTGTAAATTCGTCAACAGAACTTTCATCAACTTCCAATCAAATTGAACCATTGCTGAACAAATCACATTTGTGTCCATCTTTTAGAAGTCATTTTTTTCAGAAGAATGTTGCTAACCAGACTGAGCAAGTTCAGTGTTTTTCATCATCTAAAACTTCTCTGTCATCCCACGAATCTGACTGCCTAGATAGTCAAAAAAGTGAAAGCACGTGGCTGAAAGGTTGTACCCCATTGTCTGATTGTTTGACTAATCCTAATGCAGAGAGAGGCAAGCAGAATGAATCATTGTCAGTGTGTGTTCAACCAGATGTTATTAATACATCAGTACATAATAGTATTTCCCCTCCACATTCTGTTAGCCGCAGTAGTATTGAAAGCCCTGATATGAAAATTGTCTCTTGTACTGATAGTTTGATGACACAGACACCCGCACAGTCAGCAGCACCTGGAATACTGTTGCCTTGTTCTGATGTTAAGCTTCAGAGCATGACTGCCGAAAAGTCTACATCACGTTTTAAGCCTGCAAAAAGAGTGCTTGACTTTTCATTCACGGAAGGGAATGATTGTTTGGACAACAGAGTAGACGTGCTAGAATCTAGCAAAGCTCTGCGTGAATTTGATTGCATCTCTAAACTAAGCAGAGGTTTTTCTGAGGATCCCAAATCTTTTGATTCTGTTTCTCTGGAG GTACCAGTGAACATTGGTTATTCCTTAGAGAAAACCAACCAAAATCAAACTGGTTTGGATGCACTGGATAACAATATTTCATCATTGGTGGAACTGGTTAATGTGATTGACTATATATTTAGATCTGTCCAAAGAACTCCAATCACAAAAGAGGAGCTCCTGCAAAAGATAATGATGAACTGTTTAGATTTTGTTGAAATTA GAGAAGCTGAAGAACAGATCGAGATTTTGGAAAAGTTGTTGCCAGATTGGATTTGTAAGAAGTTGGTTTGTTCCGGAGATACTATGTACTG TGTCAAGAATGCATTGGATTTTGACTCGGTTCGATCAAGACTTCTCAGCAATGTGACTGAAGGAGTTGAGTGA